A window of the Vicugna pacos chromosome 32, VicPac4, whole genome shotgun sequence genome harbors these coding sequences:
- the FAM222A gene encoding protein FAM222A isoform X1, which yields MLACLQRTQNAPGQHLACPSKSLELRKCETAASSMHSSRYPSPAELDAYAEKVANSPLSIKIFPTNIRVPQHKHLGRTVNGYDTSGQRYSPYPQHTAGYQGLLAIVKAAVSSSSVAAPTGPAKSVLKSAEGKRTKLSPATVQVGIAPYPAPSTLGPLAYPKPPEAPAPPPGLPTAAATAASVIPLPGRGLPLPPSNLPSIHSILYQLNQQCQAPGAAPAACQAVAVPHPSPAKHGPVPSFPSMAYSATAGLPDCRKGAELGQGSTSALTLAGATKPAGFADSGLDYLLWPQKPPPPPPQPLRAYSGGGAVASKSPEACGGRAYERASGSPLNCGVGLPASFTMGQYFAAPWNSVLVTPTSDCYNPAAAAAAVAVTELGPGAARELAGPPVETLSGLPSKSVCNTAVLSSSLQSLEYLINDIRPPCIKEQMLGKGYETVAVPRLLDHQHAHIRLPVYR from the coding sequence GCGAGACGGCGGCCAGCTCCATGCATTCCTCCCGCTACCCGAGCCCGGCCGAGCTGGACGCCTACGCCGAGAAGGTGGCCAACAGCCCGCTCTCCATCAAGATCTTCCCCACCAACATCCGCGTGCCCCAGCACAAGCACCTCGGCCGCACCGTCAACGGCTATGACACCAGCGGCCAGCGCTACAGCCCCTACCCGCAGCACACGGCCGGCTACCAGGGCCTGCTGGCCATCGTCAAGGCCGCCGTCTCCTCCTCCAGCGTAGCCGCTCCCACCGGGCCCGCCAAAAGCGTGCTCAAGAGCGCCGAGGGCAAGCGGACCAAGCTGTCGCCGGCCACCGTGCAGGTGGGCATCGCGCCCTACCCAGCGCCCAGCACTCTGGGGCCCTTGGCCTACCCGAAGCCGCCCGAGGCGCCCGCCCCGCCACCTGGCCTGCCCacagccgccgccaccgccgcctccgTCATCCCCCTGCCTGGCCGCGGCCTGCCCCTGCCGCCTTCCAACCTGCCCTCCATCCACAGCATCCTCTACCAGCTCAACCAGCAGTGTCAGGCCCCGGGCGCCGCACCTGCTGCCTGCCAGGCCGTGGccgtcccccaccccagcccggcCAAGCACGGCCCGGTCCCCAGCTTCCCCAGCATGGCCTACTCGGCCACCGCCGGCCTGCCCGACTGCCGGAAGGGCGCCGAGCTGGGCCAGGGAAGCACTTCGGCCTTGACGTTGGCTGGGGCCACCAAGCCCGCAGGGTTCGCAGACAGTGGCCTGGATTACCTGCTGTGGCCACAGAAGCCACCCCCGCCACCACCCCAGCCACTGCGGGCCTACAGCGGCGGTGGTGCAGTGGCCAGCAAGTCCCCCGAGGCCTGTGGGGGGCGGGCGTACGAGCGGGCCAGCGGGTCGCCCCTCAACTGCGGCGTGGGGCTGCCCGCCAGCTTCACCATGGGCCAGTACTTCGCCGCCCCCTGGAACAGCGTGCTGGTGACCCCCACCAGCGACTGCTACaacccggcggcggcggcggcagcagtgGCGGTGACCGAGCTGGGGCCGGGGGCAGCCCGGGAGCTGGCAGGGCCCCCGGTAGAGACCCTCTCGGGCCTGCCCAGCAAGAGCGTGTGCAACACGGCCGTGCTGAGCAGCAGCCTGCAGTCACTGGAGTATCTCATCAATGACATCCGGCCACCCTGCATCAAGGAGCAGATGCTGGGCAAGGGCTACGAGACGGTGGCTGTGCCCCGGCTGCTCGACCACCAGCACGCCCACATCCGCCTGCCCGTCTACAGATAA
- the FAM222A gene encoding protein FAM222A isoform X2, with amino-acid sequence MHSSRYPSPAELDAYAEKVANSPLSIKIFPTNIRVPQHKHLGRTVNGYDTSGQRYSPYPQHTAGYQGLLAIVKAAVSSSSVAAPTGPAKSVLKSAEGKRTKLSPATVQVGIAPYPAPSTLGPLAYPKPPEAPAPPPGLPTAAATAASVIPLPGRGLPLPPSNLPSIHSILYQLNQQCQAPGAAPAACQAVAVPHPSPAKHGPVPSFPSMAYSATAGLPDCRKGAELGQGSTSALTLAGATKPAGFADSGLDYLLWPQKPPPPPPQPLRAYSGGGAVASKSPEACGGRAYERASGSPLNCGVGLPASFTMGQYFAAPWNSVLVTPTSDCYNPAAAAAAVAVTELGPGAARELAGPPVETLSGLPSKSVCNTAVLSSSLQSLEYLINDIRPPCIKEQMLGKGYETVAVPRLLDHQHAHIRLPVYR; translated from the coding sequence ATGCATTCCTCCCGCTACCCGAGCCCGGCCGAGCTGGACGCCTACGCCGAGAAGGTGGCCAACAGCCCGCTCTCCATCAAGATCTTCCCCACCAACATCCGCGTGCCCCAGCACAAGCACCTCGGCCGCACCGTCAACGGCTATGACACCAGCGGCCAGCGCTACAGCCCCTACCCGCAGCACACGGCCGGCTACCAGGGCCTGCTGGCCATCGTCAAGGCCGCCGTCTCCTCCTCCAGCGTAGCCGCTCCCACCGGGCCCGCCAAAAGCGTGCTCAAGAGCGCCGAGGGCAAGCGGACCAAGCTGTCGCCGGCCACCGTGCAGGTGGGCATCGCGCCCTACCCAGCGCCCAGCACTCTGGGGCCCTTGGCCTACCCGAAGCCGCCCGAGGCGCCCGCCCCGCCACCTGGCCTGCCCacagccgccgccaccgccgcctccgTCATCCCCCTGCCTGGCCGCGGCCTGCCCCTGCCGCCTTCCAACCTGCCCTCCATCCACAGCATCCTCTACCAGCTCAACCAGCAGTGTCAGGCCCCGGGCGCCGCACCTGCTGCCTGCCAGGCCGTGGccgtcccccaccccagcccggcCAAGCACGGCCCGGTCCCCAGCTTCCCCAGCATGGCCTACTCGGCCACCGCCGGCCTGCCCGACTGCCGGAAGGGCGCCGAGCTGGGCCAGGGAAGCACTTCGGCCTTGACGTTGGCTGGGGCCACCAAGCCCGCAGGGTTCGCAGACAGTGGCCTGGATTACCTGCTGTGGCCACAGAAGCCACCCCCGCCACCACCCCAGCCACTGCGGGCCTACAGCGGCGGTGGTGCAGTGGCCAGCAAGTCCCCCGAGGCCTGTGGGGGGCGGGCGTACGAGCGGGCCAGCGGGTCGCCCCTCAACTGCGGCGTGGGGCTGCCCGCCAGCTTCACCATGGGCCAGTACTTCGCCGCCCCCTGGAACAGCGTGCTGGTGACCCCCACCAGCGACTGCTACaacccggcggcggcggcggcagcagtgGCGGTGACCGAGCTGGGGCCGGGGGCAGCCCGGGAGCTGGCAGGGCCCCCGGTAGAGACCCTCTCGGGCCTGCCCAGCAAGAGCGTGTGCAACACGGCCGTGCTGAGCAGCAGCCTGCAGTCACTGGAGTATCTCATCAATGACATCCGGCCACCCTGCATCAAGGAGCAGATGCTGGGCAAGGGCTACGAGACGGTGGCTGTGCCCCGGCTGCTCGACCACCAGCACGCCCACATCCGCCTGCCCGTCTACAGATAA